Proteins from a genomic interval of Bradyrhizobium sp. CCGB01:
- a CDS encoding hybrid sensor histidine kinase/response regulator, which translates to MDDLLREFLTETSESLDTVDNQLVKFEQEPNNAKILDNIFRLVHTIKGTCGFLGLPRLEALAHAGETLMGKFRDGMPVTGQAVTVILSSIDRIKEILAGLEATEAEPEGNDRDLIDKLEAMVEQGMAAMAAGAAAPVAEAPPLVPEAPVAAAPAPAKAMTTGSLIDQTLERPLRPGEVSLDELERAFRETAIEAPAPVVKAEPAPVAEAPAVKEAKAPKEKAAPKKSMADEGAGEGASIANQSIRVNVDTLEHLMTMVSELVLTRNQLLEISRRNEDTEFKVPLQRLSNVTAELQEGVMKTRMQPIGNAWQKLPRIVRDLSSELGKQIELEMHGADTELDRQVLDLIKDPLTHMVRNSADHGLETPAERLASGKGEQGTIRLSAYHEGGHIIICIADNGRGLNTEKIKAKAISSGLVSEAELEKMSEAQIHKFIFAPGFSTAAAITSVSGRGVGMDVVRTNIDQIGGTIDIKSVAGEGSSVTIKIPLTLAIVSALIVEAAGDRFAIPQLSVVELVRARANSEHRIERIKDTAVLRLRNKLLPLIHLKKLLKIDDGAASDPENGFIVVTQVGSQTFGIVVDGVFHTEEIVVKPMSTKLRHIDMFSGNTILGDGAVIMIIDPNGIAKALGAAGSSAHDMADENGAHHIGSGEQTTSLLVFRAGSSQPKAVPLGLVTRLEELPADKIEFSNGRYMVQYREQLMPLVAMESVTIASQGAQPILVFADDGRSMGLVVDEIIDIVEERLNIEVGGSSSGILGSAVIKGQATEVIDVGHFLPMAFADWFTRKEMKPSMHSQSVLLVDDSAFFRNMLAPVLKAAGYRVRTAPTAQEGLAALRAQTFDVVLTDIEMPDMNGFEFAEVIRSDNNLGSMPIIGLSALVSPAAIERGRQAGFHDYVAKFDRPGLIAALKEQTAGAAGASELNRAAA; encoded by the coding sequence ATGGATGATCTGTTGCGGGAGTTTTTGACGGAGACCAGCGAGAGCCTGGACACCGTCGACAATCAGCTGGTGAAGTTCGAGCAGGAGCCGAACAACGCCAAGATCCTGGATAACATCTTCCGCCTGGTCCACACCATCAAGGGCACGTGCGGCTTCCTCGGGCTGCCGCGGCTCGAAGCGCTGGCGCATGCCGGCGAGACGCTGATGGGCAAATTCCGCGACGGCATGCCGGTGACCGGGCAGGCCGTGACGGTGATCCTGTCCTCGATCGACCGCATCAAGGAGATCCTCGCAGGTCTCGAAGCCACCGAAGCCGAGCCGGAAGGCAACGACCGCGACCTCATCGACAAGCTCGAAGCGATGGTCGAGCAGGGCATGGCGGCCATGGCTGCCGGGGCCGCTGCTCCCGTCGCCGAAGCGCCGCCGCTGGTGCCGGAAGCGCCCGTTGCTGCGGCGCCTGCGCCCGCAAAAGCGATGACCACGGGCTCGCTGATCGACCAGACCCTGGAGCGCCCGTTGCGTCCCGGCGAAGTCTCGCTCGACGAGCTCGAGCGCGCCTTCCGCGAGACCGCGATCGAAGCGCCGGCGCCCGTCGTCAAGGCCGAGCCCGCGCCGGTCGCTGAAGCGCCCGCTGTCAAGGAAGCCAAGGCGCCCAAGGAAAAGGCCGCGCCGAAGAAGTCGATGGCCGACGAGGGCGCCGGCGAAGGCGCCAGCATCGCCAACCAGTCGATCCGCGTCAACGTGGACACGCTGGAGCATCTGATGACCATGGTCTCCGAGCTGGTGCTGACCCGCAACCAGCTGCTGGAGATCTCCCGCCGCAACGAGGACACCGAGTTCAAGGTGCCGTTGCAGCGCCTGTCCAACGTCACCGCCGAGCTGCAGGAAGGCGTCATGAAGACGCGCATGCAGCCGATCGGCAATGCCTGGCAGAAGCTGCCCCGCATCGTCCGCGACCTCTCGAGCGAACTCGGCAAGCAGATCGAGCTGGAGATGCACGGCGCCGACACCGAGCTCGACCGCCAGGTGCTCGACCTGATCAAGGACCCGCTCACCCACATGGTGCGCAACTCCGCCGACCATGGCCTCGAGACCCCCGCCGAGCGTCTGGCGTCCGGCAAGGGCGAGCAGGGCACCATCCGCCTGTCCGCCTATCACGAGGGCGGCCACATCATCATCTGCATCGCCGACAACGGCCGCGGCCTCAACACCGAGAAGATCAAGGCCAAGGCGATCTCCTCGGGTCTCGTCAGCGAGGCCGAGCTCGAGAAGATGAGCGAAGCCCAGATCCACAAGTTCATCTTCGCGCCGGGCTTCTCGACCGCGGCCGCCATCACGTCGGTCTCCGGCCGCGGCGTCGGCATGGACGTGGTGCGCACCAATATCGACCAGATCGGCGGCACCATCGACATCAAGTCGGTCGCCGGTGAAGGCTCCTCCGTCACCATCAAGATCCCGCTGACGCTCGCCATCGTCTCGGCGCTGATCGTCGAAGCCGCCGGTGACCGCTTTGCGATCCCGCAGCTCTCGGTCGTCGAACTGGTCCGGGCCCGCGCCAACTCCGAGCACCGCATCGAGCGCATCAAGGACACCGCGGTCCTTCGCCTGCGCAACAAGCTGCTGCCGCTGATCCACCTCAAGAAGCTGCTCAAGATCGACGACGGCGCCGCCTCCGATCCCGAGAACGGTTTTATCGTGGTGACCCAGGTCGGCAGCCAGACCTTCGGTATCGTCGTCGACGGCGTGTTCCACACCGAAGAAATCGTGGTCAAGCCGATGTCGACCAAGCTGCGTCACATCGACATGTTCTCCGGCAATACCATTTTGGGTGATGGCGCGGTCATCATGATCATCGACCCCAACGGCATCGCCAAGGCGCTCGGCGCCGCCGGCTCCTCGGCCCATGACATGGCCGACGAGAACGGGGCGCACCACATCGGATCGGGCGAGCAGACCACCTCGCTGCTGGTGTTCCGCGCCGGCTCGTCGCAGCCCAAGGCGGTCCCGCTCGGGCTCGTCACCCGCCTCGAAGAGCTCCCGGCCGACAAGATCGAGTTCAGCAACGGCCGCTACATGGTGCAGTACCGCGAGCAGCTGATGCCACTCGTCGCCATGGAGAGCGTCACCATTGCGAGCCAGGGCGCCCAGCCGATCCTGGTGTTCGCCGATGACGGCCGCTCCATGGGCCTCGTCGTCGACGAGATCATCGACATCGTCGAGGAACGGCTCAACATCGAGGTCGGCGGCTCCTCCTCCGGCATTCTCGGCTCGGCCGTGATCAAGGGCCAGGCCACCGAGGTGATTGACGTCGGCCACTTCCTGCCGATGGCGTTCGCCGACTGGTTCACCCGCAAGGAGATGAAGCCGTCGATGCACTCGCAGTCGGTGCTGCTGGTCGACGACAGCGCGTTCTTCCGCAACATGCTGGCCCCGGTGCTGAAGGCGGCCGGCTACCGTGTCCGCACCGCGCCGACCGCGCAGGAGGGCCTGGCGGCGCTGCGCGCGCAAACCTTCGATGTGGTCCTGACCGACATCGAGATGCCCGACATGAACGGGTTCGAGTTCGCGGAAGTGATCCGCTCGGACAACAATCTGGGCTCGATGCCGATCATCGGTCTCTCCGCGCTGGTGTCGCCGGCGGCGATCGAGCGCGGCCGACAGGCCGGCTTCCACGACTATGTCGCCAAGTTCGACCGTCCCGGCCTGATCGCGGCGTTGAAGGAGCAGACCGCGGGCGCCGCCGGCGCCTCCGAGCTGAACCGGGCCGCGGCCTAA
- a CDS encoding chemotaxis protein CheW, with protein MSNKTQSSEGAMVEYVTAMIGGQLFGLPISRVQDVFMPERVTRVPLSSREIAGVLNLRGRIVTVVDMRSRLGLPRDEDGKTPMAVGVDLRGESYGLLIDQIGEVLRLPEAGMEENPVNLDPRMAKLAGGVHRLDGQLMVVLDVDRVLELAPEMMAA; from the coding sequence ATGAGCAACAAGACCCAGTCCAGCGAAGGCGCCATGGTCGAATACGTCACCGCGATGATCGGCGGCCAGCTGTTCGGCCTGCCGATCTCCCGCGTCCAGGACGTGTTCATGCCCGAGCGCGTCACCCGCGTGCCGCTGTCCTCGCGCGAGATCGCGGGCGTGCTGAACCTGCGCGGCCGCATCGTCACCGTGGTCGACATGCGTTCGCGCCTTGGCCTGCCCAGGGACGAGGACGGCAAGACCCCCATGGCGGTCGGCGTCGACCTGCGCGGGGAATCCTACGGCCTGCTGATCGACCAGATCGGCGAAGTGCTGCGCCTGCCCGAGGCCGGCATGGAAGAGAACCCCGTCAACCTCGATCCCCGCATGGCCAAGCTCGCCGGCGGCGTCCATCGCCTCGACGGCCAGCTCATGGTCGTCCTCGACGTCGATCGCGTCCTCGAGCTCGCGCCCGAGATGATGGCCGCCTGA
- a CDS encoding PleD family two-component system response regulator, translated as MRTCLVVDDSSVIRKVARRILEGLDFQILEAEDGEKALEACKRGLPDAVLLDWNMPVMDGYEFLGHLRRMPGGDQPKVVFCTTENDVAHIARALHAGANEYIMKPFDKDIVTAKFQEVGLI; from the coding sequence ATGCGAACTTGTCTCGTCGTTGATGATTCCAGCGTCATCCGCAAGGTTGCGCGCCGGATCCTGGAGGGCCTCGACTTCCAGATCCTCGAAGCCGAGGACGGTGAGAAGGCGCTGGAGGCCTGCAAGCGCGGCTTGCCCGATGCGGTGCTGCTCGACTGGAACATGCCCGTGATGGACGGCTACGAATTCCTCGGCCATCTCCGGCGCATGCCCGGCGGTGACCAGCCCAAGGTGGTGTTCTGCACCACCGAAAACGACGTTGCGCATATTGCACGCGCGCTGCATGCCGGCGCCAACGAATACATCATGAAGCCCTTCGACAAGGACATCGTGACGGCGAAATTCCAGGAAGTCGGACTTATCTGA
- a CDS encoding chemotaxis response regulator protein-glutamate methylesterase — MSVAFAGNSTTGTSRDAGPLRVMVVDDSVVIRGLISRWIGAEHDMEVAASLRTGLEAVNQLERINPDVAVLDIEMPELDGLSALPQLLAKKRDLVIIMASTLTRRNAEISFKALSLGAADYIPKPESTREASAADIFHHDLIQKIRHLGARLRRKPAVASPPLAPASPAAPAARAPAIARPATPAAAPAIHALSSGPLTTRPFSAHAPKVLLIGSSTGGPQALMALVTELGPVIDRFPVLITQHMPPTFTTILAEHLARASRKPAAEAVDGEPVKAGRIYLAPGGKHMRVVRSGADAAIALDDGPAVNFCKPAVDPLFTSAIDIWHGNILSVILTGMGSDGMRGGKDIVAAGGNVIAQDEASSVVWGMPGAAANAGICAAILPLNQIGAKVNRLFAGDRS, encoded by the coding sequence ATGAGTGTTGCGTTCGCAGGTAATTCGACCACTGGCACGTCGCGAGACGCCGGGCCGCTGCGAGTGATGGTCGTTGACGACTCCGTCGTCATCCGTGGCCTCATCTCGCGCTGGATCGGTGCCGAGCACGACATGGAGGTCGCGGCCTCGCTGCGCACCGGGCTCGAAGCGGTCAACCAGCTCGAACGCATCAACCCTGATGTTGCCGTGCTCGACATCGAGATGCCCGAGCTCGACGGCCTCTCGGCGCTGCCGCAACTGCTGGCGAAGAAGCGGGATCTCGTCATCATCATGGCCTCCACGCTGACCCGCCGCAATGCGGAGATCAGCTTCAAGGCGCTGTCGCTCGGCGCCGCCGACTACATTCCGAAGCCGGAGTCGACGCGCGAAGCGTCGGCCGCGGACATCTTTCATCACGACCTGATCCAGAAGATCCGTCACCTCGGTGCACGGCTGCGCCGCAAGCCCGCGGTCGCGAGCCCGCCGCTGGCGCCCGCGAGCCCTGCTGCACCGGCTGCACGTGCACCCGCTATCGCGCGGCCTGCTACGCCCGCAGCGGCTCCGGCCATACATGCCCTGTCGTCGGGCCCGCTGACCACGCGCCCGTTCTCGGCGCATGCACCGAAGGTGCTGCTGATCGGCTCCTCGACCGGCGGTCCGCAGGCGCTGATGGCGCTCGTCACCGAACTCGGGCCGGTGATCGACCGCTTCCCGGTGCTGATCACCCAGCACATGCCGCCGACCTTCACCACCATTCTCGCCGAGCATCTGGCGCGCGCGAGCCGCAAGCCGGCCGCCGAGGCGGTCGACGGCGAGCCGGTGAAGGCGGGACGGATCTATCTCGCACCCGGCGGCAAGCACATGCGTGTCGTGCGCAGTGGCGCTGACGCGGCGATCGCGCTCGATGACGGTCCCGCCGTCAATTTCTGCAAGCCCGCGGTCGATCCGCTCTTCACTTCCGCCATCGACATCTGGCACGGCAACATCCTCTCGGTGATCCTGACGGGCATGGGCTCGGACGGCATGCGCGGTGGCAAGGATATCGTCGCTGCCGGCGGCAACGTGATCGCGCAGGACGAAGCCTCCAGCGTGGTCTGGGGCATGCCGGGCGCGGCGGCCAATGCCGGCATCTGCGCGGCGATCCTGCCGCTCAACCAGATCGGCGCCAAGGTCAACCGCCTGTTCGCGGGAGACCGCTCGTGA
- a CDS encoding protein-glutamate O-methyltransferase CheR — protein MTPVDYEYLRKFLKERSGLDLSADKQYLVESRLLPLARKASLPGIPDLVLKIRNGDGRLATDVVEAMTTNETFFYRDKIPFDHLRETILPGLLQARAARKSLRIWSAASSTGQEPYSIAMCVKEMGAAFAGWRIEIVATDLSQEVLEKSKAGIYSQFEVQRGLPIQHLVKYFTQAGELWQLNPDIRAMVQFRQLNLLQDFSHLGTFDVIFCRNVLIYFDQDTKAVIFERMAKGMEADGTLLLGAAESVVGITDAFRPITERRGLYQLNPARSGRPMGGLMPPSLKVAAAR, from the coding sequence GTGACGCCGGTTGACTACGAGTATCTGCGCAAGTTCCTGAAAGAGCGTTCCGGCCTCGATCTCTCCGCCGACAAGCAGTACCTGGTCGAGAGCCGGCTGCTGCCGCTCGCCCGCAAGGCGAGCTTGCCCGGCATTCCCGATCTCGTGCTGAAGATCAGGAACGGCGACGGCCGGCTTGCGACCGACGTGGTCGAAGCGATGACCACCAACGAGACCTTCTTCTACCGCGACAAGATCCCGTTCGATCACTTGCGCGAAACCATCCTGCCGGGCCTGCTGCAGGCGCGCGCCGCGCGCAAATCGCTGCGCATCTGGTCGGCGGCGTCGTCGACCGGGCAGGAGCCCTATTCGATCGCGATGTGCGTGAAGGAGATGGGCGCGGCCTTCGCCGGCTGGCGCATCGAGATCGTCGCCACCGATCTGTCGCAGGAGGTGTTGGAGAAATCCAAGGCCGGCATCTACAGCCAGTTCGAGGTGCAGCGCGGCCTGCCGATCCAGCACCTGGTGAAGTATTTTACACAGGCCGGCGAGCTCTGGCAGCTCAATCCCGACATTCGCGCGATGGTGCAGTTCCGCCAGCTCAATCTGCTGCAGGACTTCTCCCATCTCGGCACGTTCGACGTGATCTTCTGCCGCAACGTGCTGATCTATTTCGACCAGGACACCAAGGCCGTGATCTTCGAGCGCATGGCGAAGGGCATGGAAGCCGATGGTACGCTGTTGCTGGGGGCTGCCGAATCCGTCGTCGGCATCACCGATGCGTTCCGCCCGATCACTGAGCGCCGCGGCCTCTACCAGCTCAACCCCGCGCGCTCGGGACGTCCGATGGGCGGATTGATGCCGCCATCGTTGAAGGTCGCAGCTGCAAGGTGA
- a CDS encoding glutathionylspermidine synthase family protein, protein MQRITCLERDDWRETAAQCGFAFHTIGGERYWDERAYYGFTLDEIERGIETPTGEIDAMCLELAGRVIGDERHLRRLKIPEAFWSLIAESWDRDDRSLYGRLDLKFDGQSPAKLLEYNADTPTSIFEAAVFQWTWLEQAIERRIVPARADQFNSIHERLIAAWKEIAAGRHVHLTGTTGNEEDAGTLAYLEDTARQAGLPTTLLDIEQIGWRDEGGGFVDLGENDIALAFKLYPWEWMFQDAFGAKLTGAPTRWIEPPWKAVLSNKGILPLLWEMFPNHPNLLPAFFEDDPRAAELGTSYVRKPLLSREGANVTLVSSGMPLDEQAGPYGAEGFVRQALSPLPNFSGFYAVVGSWLVNHEPCGLSIREDESPITGNRSRFLPHAIL, encoded by the coding sequence ATGCAACGCATCACCTGCCTCGAGCGCGACGACTGGCGAGAGACCGCCGCGCAATGCGGCTTCGCCTTCCACACCATCGGCGGCGAACGCTATTGGGACGAGCGGGCCTATTACGGTTTTACGCTCGACGAGATCGAACGCGGCATCGAGACGCCGACCGGCGAGATCGATGCGATGTGCCTGGAGCTTGCCGGCCGCGTCATCGGTGACGAGCGCCATCTGCGTCGCTTGAAGATACCGGAAGCGTTCTGGAGCTTGATCGCCGAGAGCTGGGACCGCGACGACCGCAGCCTCTATGGCCGGCTCGACCTGAAATTCGACGGCCAGAGTCCTGCAAAACTGCTCGAATACAACGCGGACACGCCGACCTCGATCTTCGAGGCCGCGGTGTTTCAATGGACCTGGCTCGAACAGGCGATCGAACGCCGCATCGTCCCCGCGCGCGCCGATCAGTTCAACTCCATCCACGAGCGGCTGATCGCGGCATGGAAGGAGATTGCCGCGGGCCGCCATGTTCATCTCACCGGCACCACCGGCAACGAAGAGGACGCCGGCACGCTCGCCTATCTCGAGGACACCGCACGCCAGGCGGGACTCCCGACCACGCTGCTCGACATCGAGCAGATCGGCTGGCGCGACGAGGGCGGCGGCTTCGTCGATCTCGGCGAGAACGACATCGCGCTCGCTTTCAAGCTCTATCCCTGGGAATGGATGTTCCAGGACGCCTTCGGCGCCAAGCTCACGGGCGCGCCGACGCGCTGGATCGAGCCGCCGTGGAAGGCGGTGCTCTCCAACAAGGGCATTTTGCCGCTGCTGTGGGAGATGTTTCCGAACCATCCCAATCTGCTGCCGGCCTTCTTCGAGGACGATCCGCGTGCCGCCGAGCTCGGAACATCCTACGTGCGCAAGCCATTGCTGTCGCGCGAAGGCGCCAATGTCACGCTGGTCTCAAGCGGCATGCCGCTCGACGAGCAGGCCGGCCCCTACGGCGCAGAAGGCTTCGTGCGGCAGGCATTGTCGCCGCTGCCGAATTTTTCGGGTTTCTATGCGGTGGTAGGAAGCTGGCTGGTGAACCACGAGCCGTGCGGGTTATCGATCCGCGAAGACGAAAGCCCGATCACGGGCAACCGCTCGCGATTTCTGCCGCATGCGATTTTGTGA
- a CDS encoding DUF350 domain-containing protein has protein sequence MILQSLAGLPAFLVYFCTGLIAIVAYLFVYTRITPHDEFQLIRDNEPAAAIALGLSLLGFVAPLVSAIAHSANVLDCLIWAIIALIVQIIVLFLVKVPVPNLSARIAAGELAPAIWLGLSSLAAGLLNAACMIY, from the coding sequence ATGATCCTGCAATCACTTGCCGGCCTGCCCGCCTTCCTGGTCTATTTCTGCACCGGCCTGATCGCCATCGTGGCGTATCTGTTCGTCTATACCCGCATCACTCCGCACGACGAGTTCCAGCTGATCCGCGACAACGAGCCGGCCGCCGCGATTGCGCTCGGCCTCAGCCTGCTCGGCTTCGTGGCGCCGCTGGTGAGCGCCATCGCGCATTCGGCCAATGTGCTGGACTGCCTGATCTGGGCGATCATCGCGCTGATCGTGCAGATCATCGTGCTCTTCCTCGTGAAGGTGCCGGTGCCGAACCTGTCGGCGCGGATAGCCGCAGGCGAGCTTGCGCCGGCCATCTGGCTCGGGCTGTCCTCGCTCGCGGCGGGGCTGCTGAACGCCGCCTGCATGATCTACTGA
- the ctrA gene encoding response regulator transcription factor CtrA — translation MRVLLIEDDSAVAQSIELMLKSESFNVYTTDLGEEGVDLGKLYDYDIILLDLNLPDMSGYDVLKQLRVSKIKTPILILSGLAGIEDKVKGLGVGADDYMTKPFHKDELVARIHAIVRRSKGHAQSVIQTGDLVVNLDTKTVEVGGQRVHLTGKEYQMLELLSLRKGTTLTKEMFLNHLYGGMDEPELKIIDVFICKLRKKLANASEGRNFIETVWGRGYVLREPHEHEERIPA, via the coding sequence ATGCGCGTTTTGCTGATTGAAGATGACAGCGCCGTCGCGCAGTCGATCGAGCTGATGCTGAAGTCTGAGAGCTTCAACGTCTACACGACCGATTTGGGGGAAGAGGGCGTCGATCTCGGTAAGTTATACGATTACGACATCATTCTTCTCGACCTCAACCTGCCCGACATGTCCGGCTACGACGTGCTCAAGCAGCTCCGGGTCTCCAAGATCAAGACACCGATTTTGATCCTCTCCGGCCTCGCCGGCATCGAGGACAAGGTCAAGGGTCTCGGCGTCGGCGCCGACGACTACATGACCAAGCCCTTCCACAAGGACGAGCTGGTGGCCCGCATCCACGCGATCGTGCGCCGCTCGAAGGGTCACGCCCAGTCGGTCATCCAGACCGGCGACCTCGTCGTCAACCTCGACACCAAGACGGTGGAAGTCGGCGGCCAGCGCGTGCATCTGACCGGCAAGGAGTACCAGATGCTGGAGCTGCTCTCGCTCCGCAAGGGTACGACCCTCACCAAGGAAATGTTCCTCAACCACCTCTATGGCGGCATGGACGAGCCGGAGCTGAAGATCATCGACGTCTTCATCTGCAAGCTCCGCAAGAAGCTCGCGAATGCCTCCGAAGGCCGCAACTTCATCGAGACCGTGTGGGGCCGCGGCTACGTGCTGCGCGAGCCGCACGAGCACGAAGAGCGCATTCCCGCCTGA
- the fliI gene encoding flagellar protein export ATPase FliI translates to MKALAEQIGDIDGVNIYGRVVGVRGLMVEVAGPIHAMSVGARLVIETGANRSIPCEVIGFSGNNAVVMPFAGLDGVRRGCKAVIANAANQVRPSSAWLGRVVNALGEPIDGKGPLPQGPAPMPYRNSPPPAHSRKRVGAPLDLGVRAMNTFLTCCRGQRMGIFAGSGVGKSVLLSMLARNVDAAVSVIGLIGERGREVQEFLQDDLGEEGLARSVVVVATSDEPALMRRQAAYLTLAVAEYFRDEEKDVLCLMDSVTRFAMAQREIGLSAGEPPTAKGYTPTVFTELPKLLERAGPGLGEGAITAIFTVLVDGDDHNEPIADAVRGILDGHIVMQRSIAERGRYPAINILKSVSRTMPKSADPQFWPTIQKARAVMATYADMEELIRLGAYRAGSSPEVDEAIRLHEPLEAFLKQRKDENASLADGYRQLAQILGNLETER, encoded by the coding sequence ATGAAGGCGCTTGCCGAACAGATCGGCGATATCGACGGCGTCAATATTTACGGCCGTGTGGTCGGCGTTCGCGGCCTGATGGTCGAAGTGGCCGGACCCATTCACGCGATGTCGGTCGGTGCGCGGCTCGTGATCGAGACCGGCGCGAACCGTTCCATTCCCTGCGAGGTGATCGGCTTCTCCGGCAACAACGCTGTCGTGATGCCGTTCGCCGGCCTCGACGGCGTGCGTCGCGGCTGCAAGGCCGTCATCGCCAATGCCGCCAATCAGGTGCGTCCGTCATCAGCCTGGCTCGGCCGCGTCGTCAACGCGCTCGGCGAGCCGATCGACGGCAAGGGGCCGTTGCCGCAGGGCCCGGCGCCGATGCCGTACCGCAACTCGCCGCCGCCGGCGCATTCGCGCAAGCGCGTCGGCGCCCCGCTCGATCTCGGCGTGCGCGCGATGAACACGTTCCTGACCTGCTGCCGCGGCCAGCGCATGGGCATTTTCGCAGGGTCCGGCGTCGGCAAATCGGTGCTGCTGTCGATGCTCGCGCGCAACGTCGATGCCGCGGTCAGCGTCATCGGGCTGATCGGCGAACGCGGCCGCGAGGTGCAGGAATTCCTCCAGGACGACCTCGGCGAGGAGGGCCTGGCGCGTTCCGTCGTCGTGGTCGCAACCTCGGACGAGCCGGCGCTGATGCGCCGCCAGGCGGCGTATCTCACGCTCGCGGTCGCCGAATATTTTCGCGATGAAGAGAAGGACGTGCTCTGCCTGATGGACTCGGTGACGCGTTTTGCCATGGCCCAGCGCGAGATCGGCCTGTCGGCCGGCGAGCCGCCGACCGCCAAGGGCTATACGCCGACCGTGTTCACCGAGCTGCCGAAGCTTCTGGAGCGCGCAGGGCCGGGCCTGGGTGAGGGCGCCATCACCGCGATCTTCACGGTGCTGGTCGACGGCGACGACCATAACGAGCCGATCGCGGATGCCGTCCGCGGCATCCTCGACGGCCATATCGTGATGCAGCGCTCGATCGCCGAGCGCGGCCGCTACCCCGCCATCAACATCCTCAAATCCGTCTCCCGCACCATGCCGAAATCGGCCGACCCGCAGTTCTGGCCGACCATCCAGAAGGCGCGGGCGGTGATGGCGACCTATGCCGACATGGAGGAACTGATCCGGCTGGGCGCCTACCGGGCCGGTTCCAGCCCCGAGGTCGACGAGGCGATCCGGCTGCACGAGCCGCTGGAAGCGTTCCTGAAGCAGCGCAAGGACGAAAATGCATCACTGGCGGACGGCTACCGCCAGTTGGCGCAAATCCTCGGCAATTTGGAAACGGAACGCTAA
- the fliJ gene encoding flagellar export protein FliJ has protein sequence MKSRDTLIRLKKFQVDEKRRRVTQIETMIADFQRMSTDLEREISTEQERAGINDPSHFAYPTYAKAAIQRRENLTRSADELKGQLDEAKAALAEAFEELKKVELLDERDQARERAEENAREQADLDSIGLMRARIGAVA, from the coding sequence ATGAAGTCACGAGATACCCTCATCCGCCTGAAGAAATTTCAGGTCGACGAGAAGCGCCGCCGGGTCACCCAGATCGAGACCATGATCGCCGACTTCCAGCGGATGTCGACCGATCTTGAGCGCGAGATCTCGACCGAGCAGGAGCGTGCCGGGATCAACGATCCCTCGCATTTCGCCTATCCGACCTATGCCAAGGCCGCGATCCAGCGCCGCGAGAACCTGACGCGCTCGGCCGACGAGCTCAAGGGCCAGCTCGACGAAGCCAAGGCGGCTTTGGCCGAGGCCTTCGAGGAGCTGAAGAAGGTCGAGCTCCTCGACGAGCGCGACCAGGCCCGCGAACGCGCCGAGGAAAACGCCCGCGAGCAGGCCGACCTCGACAGCATCGGCCTGATGCGCGCCCGCATCGGCGCCGTCGCCTGA